The Gemmatimonadales bacterium genomic interval GCGGAGTCACCACCGTGGTAGGACTGCTGGGCACCGATGACGCGGTGCGGACGACCGCGGAGCTGGTCACGGTGGCGCGCGGCCTCAACGCCGAAGGGCTCACGGCCTACTGCCTGACCGGCGGATATCATCTCCCTCCGACGACGGTGACCGGCAGCGTCCGGCTCGATATCGTCCTCATCGATCTCATTCTCGGCGTGGGCGAGGTGGCGATCAGCGATCATCGCTCCAGCCAGCCCATCCTGGACGACCTGCTGCGCGTTGCCGGTGAGGCGCACGTCGGCGGGCTCATGGCGAACAAGGCGGGGATCGTCCACCTGCACGTGGGCAACGGCGCACGCGGACTCGAGCTGGTGCGCCGAGCGCTCGGATGCAGCGAGCTGCCGGCCGGCGTGTTCAATCCGACCCACGTGAACCGGCGGAAGGCCCTCTTCGACGAGGCGCTGGCACTGGCGGAGCGCGGCTGCACCATCGACATGACCGCCTTCCCAGTCGAGGAGGGCGAGGATGCCTGGCCGGCCGCGGAGGCGCTGCTCAGATACCTGGACGCCGAGCTTCCGGCCAATCGAGTCACCGTGAGCTCGGACGGCGGTGGCTGCTTCCCGACGTTCGACGGTGAAGGCCGAGTGGTGACGTTCGACGTGGGGCGCCCCTCCGCGCTGGGAGACACGCTGACGGAGCTGCTGGCCGGCGGGCAGGCGCTCGAGCGGGTGCTGCCGGCGTTCACCAGCAATCCGGCCGGGCTGCTGCGGCTGCCCCGCAAGGGCCGGCTCACCGCCGGCTCGGACGCCGATCTGGTGGTGCTGGACCGGGAGCATCGGCCGGCGGACGTCATGGCGCGGGGCCGCTGGCATGTACGTGACGGCACGCCGGCGGTCCGGGGGACGTTCGAGTGGCTCGAGGGCCGCTAGCGTTGGAATCGCCGCGGGGCTACATCATTCCGGTCGGCGGGGCCGAGGAGAAGATTGGCGACGTCGAGATCCTGCGCCGGTTTTCCACTATCTGCGGCGGCGGCGACTGCCGGATCGCGATCATCCCCACCGCATCGGAGCTGAGCGACACCGGGCTCCGCTACGAGCAGATCTTCACCAGCCTGGGCGTGGGGGAGGCGCGGGAGATCCCGATCGCCAGCCGGTCCGACTGCGAGCGCCGGGAGTGGCTCGACCTGCTGGATCAGGTGAACGGCGTCTTCCTGACCGGCGGGAACCAGCTCCGGCTGAGCACCATGATCGGCGGCACCGAAGTAGCCAAGGCGTTGCGGCGGCGGAACCGCGAAGGGATGCACGTGGCCGGCACGTCGGCCGGGGCGGCGTTCCTCTGCGAGCACATGATCGCGTTCGGAAAGGAAGGGTCGCTGCCCCGGTCCAAGATCGTCACCCTGGCGCCGGGGCTGGGACTCACCAACCGGGTGCTGATCGACCAGCATTTCCGCCAGCGGGACCGGCTGGGGCGGCTGCTCACGGCGCTGGCGTACAATCCGTTCGCCATCGGGATCGGGCTGGACGAGAACACCGCCGCGTTCATCGGTCCCGACGAGACACTCGAGGTCGTGGGTGGTGGGGCGCTCACCATCGTGGACCCCTCAGAGCTGGAGTTCTCCTCCATGGCGCGGGTCCGCAAGAACGATCCCATCTGTCTGATCGGCCTTCGCTTGCACATTCTCGACCAGGGCTCGACGTTCAACCTGCAGACCCGGGCGGCGGCGGCGGCGCCGATCATCGCCAAGCGGGTCTAGAAGGGTCGTGAGGTCCGATGCGCATACTGGATAGAGCGGTCTACGTGGGCCCCAGCCTCTATGCCCACTTTCCGGTGATCCGGCTGGAGCTGGATCTCGGCGAGCTGGAGGAATGGCCGTCGGGGAAGCTGGGGCCGGCGTTCACCGACGCGCTGGTGGCCGCCTTGCCGGGTCTGCAGGAGCACGGCTGCTCCTACGGGGAGCCGGGCGGGTTCATCCGCCGGCTCACCGAGGGCGAAGGCACCTGGATGGGCCACATTCTGGAGCACGTGGCGATCGAGCTGCAGAACGTGGCCGGCGAGCCGGTGACGTTCGGAAAGACCCGGTCCCAGGGTGCCCCGGGCCACTACCACGTGGTCTACCAGTACGAGCAGGAGGACGTGGGCCTCGAGGCCGGACACCTCGGGATCACCCTGCTCCACTCGCTGCTGCCCCCCGCCCTCCGGCCCGAGGGCTCGGTCCCGGCGGGGTTCGACTTTCCGGCCGAGCGGGACGAGTTCATCCGCTTTGCCCAGCGGCGGGCGCTGGGTCCGAGCACCATGTCGCTGGTGCGGGCGGCGGAGGAGAGGCGGATCCCCTGGATCCGGCTCAACGAGCAGAGCCTCATCCAGTTCGGGCATGGACGCTTCCAGCAGCGGATCCAAGCCACCGTCACCAGCCGTACGCCGCACATCGCCGTGGAGCTCGCCTCCGACAAGGAGGAGACCAACCGGCTGCTGGCCAACCTTGGCCTGCCGGTGCCGCGCCAGCGGCTGGTGCAGCGGGTGAACGACGCCGTATCCGCGGCGGAGCAGATCGGCTACCCGGTGGTGGTGAAGCCGTACAACGCCAATCACGGCCGGGGGATCTCGATCCACCTGACCACCGAGACCCAGGTGCGCGACGCGTTCGAGCTGGCGCGGGAGCACAGCCGCAGCGTGATCGTGGAGAGCTTCATCACCGGCGAGGACCACCGGATGCTGGTGATCAACGGCGAGCTGGTGGCGGTCTCCAAGCGGGTGCCGGGACACGTGGTGGGCGATGGGGTGCACACGGTCGAAGAGCTGGTAGAGGAGGTGAACCGCGACCCGCGCCGCGGCATCGGCCACGAGAAGGTGCTCACCCGGCTGGTGTTCGACCACCAGGCAGACACCCTGCTCGCCGGGCGAGGCTATACCCGCGAGACGGTGCCCGCCGATGGTGAGCGGGTCTTTCTCCGGTCGACCGGCAACCTCTCCACCGGCGGGACGGCCACCGATCTCACCGACGTGGTCCATCCCGACAACATCGGGATGGCGGTCCGCGCCGTCCGGGCCATCGGGCTCGACGTTGGCGGGGTGGACTTCCTCACCAGCGACATCACCGAATCGTACAAGGACGTGGGCGGCGCGATCTGCGAGGTGAATGCGGCGCCCGGCTTCCGCATGCACATGGCGCCGAGCGAGGGACGGCCGCGCGACGTGGCGGGACCGGTGATGGACATGCTGTTCCCGCCGGGGACGCCGAGCCGGATCCCCATCGCGGCGGTGACGGGGACCAACGGCAAGACCACCACCGCCAGGATGCTGGCCCACATCCAGAAGCTGGCGGGCCACCACGTGGGACTCACCTCGACCGACGGGGTGTACATCGACGGGCAGCGCACCGTCGCCGGCGACATGACCGGCCCGGTGGCCACCCGCATGGTGCTGAGCGATCCGGGCGTCGACGTGGCGGTGCTGGAGATCGCCCGGGGCGGGCTGCTGCGTGCCGGCATGGGGGTGCGGCACTGCGACGTGGGTGCCGTGCTCAACGTCAAGTCCGACCACCTGGGACTCCGTGGAGTGGGCACGCTGGCGGAGCTGGCCAAGGTCAAGCGGATCGTGGTGGAAGTGGCGCGGGACACCGCCATCCTCAATGCCGACGACCCGCTCTGTCTGGCGATGGCGGACTACACCGAGGCGAAGCACCTCTGCTACGTGACCATGGACCCCACCCACGGCCTGGTGGGCGAGCACATCAAGGCGGGCGGCCGGGGCGTGGTGCGTGAGTCGGGCATCAAGGGCGAGATGATCACCATCTACGACCGCGGCGCGCACATCCCGCTCCTGTGGACCCATCTGATCCCGGCCACACTGGAGGGCCGCGCCCTGCACAACGTGCAGAACGCGATGTTCGCGGCCGCGATGGCCTTCAGCATGGGACTCAAGCTGGAGGACATCCGGCACGGCCTCCGGACGTTCGATACCACGTTCTTCCAGGCCCCCGGCCGGATGAATATCTTCGACGAGCACCCGTTCAAGGTGATCCTGGATTACGGGCACAACGCCGCCGCGGTGGAGGTGATGTGCCAGCTGGTGTCGAGGCTCGAGGTGAGCGGACAGCGGATCTGCGTGCTGGCAGCGCCGGGCGACCGACGGGACGAGGACATCGTGGAGGTCGGACGGATCGCCGCGGGACACTTCGATCGCTACATCGTCCGCCGGGACGACCATCTGCGGGGCCGGGGACCGGAAGAGGTGCCCCACCTGCTGCGGGACACGCTGCTCCAGGCCGGGGTTGCCGCCGAGCGGATCGCGGTGATCCCCGACGAGCAGGCCGCGATCGACGCCGCGCTCCGCGAGGCTCAGCCCGGCGACCTGGTACTGATTTTCGCCGATGCCGTCACCCGGAGCTGGAAGCAGGTGATCCAGTTCCGCCCCGAGGCACCCAACCGGCCGATCGACCGGACCAGGGCGGCGGTGGCCGAGCCGGTGGCGGTCCCCGCGGCTCCGAGCCCGGTGCCCGCACCGGGCGAAGATGGCCGGCGGGAGTTCGTCCGCGACGGCCGGGGAGTGCGGCTCGCGCGCGAGGAGCAGGCGGACTGACGGCTCCCCGCCCCGGCGATGACCTTCCTCGATTCGCGCAGACTCACCGGACCGGGACTGCTCCTCGATGGTCCCGGCGCCATTCTCGAAATTCAACTGGATGACCCGCAGCGTTCCCTCGCCCTGGCTGCCTGGCGACGGGCGGCGCGGCGCATGCTCGATGCCGTCGGATGGTCGGGCGAAACGCTCGCGACCAGGATCTTCGCCGGAGGCGCGAGTCTCGCGCTGAGCGCCCCGGCTGACGCGCTGTACGCCGCCACCGAGGTGAACGAGTGGGCCTGGGCGGCAGCAGAGGCGGAAATTCAGGGCGGCCCCGAGCCGGACTTCGTCGCAGCGGCGGATCGTATCCGCGCGGCCATCCGGGAGGAGCAGTGTCCCGCGCTGCTCGCCCTGCGCGACGCGGCACGGGCCCGCGGTCTCACGTTCCTGAGCGACGAGGAGGGCGTGTCGGTGGGCGCAGGCACCGGCGCGCTGGTCTGGCCGCTCGATCGCCTGCCGGAACCCGGAGCGGTGGATTGGGATCGGGTGCACGAGATTCCCACTGCCCTGGTCACCGGCTCCAACGGAAAAACCACCGTAGTGCGGCTGCTCGCGGCCATGGTGGCTGAGACCGGGCAGATCACCGGAACCACCTCGACCGACGCGGTGACCGTGGGCCGCGTGACGATCGCCCAAGGGGACTATTCCGGGCCGGAAGGTGCCCGGATGCTGCTGCGCCGGCCGGAAGTGGAGGCGGCCGTCCTGGAGACCGCGCGGGGCGGACTGCTTCGTCGCGGGCTCACGGTCGAGCGGGCCGACGTGGCGGTGGTGACCAACATCGCGAGCGACCATCTCGGCGAGTTCGGGGTGCAGGACCTCGGCGCCCTGGCGGAGACCAAGCTGCTGGTGACTCGCGCGGTGGGGCCGGAAGGCGGGGTGGTGCTCAACGCCGACGATCCGGTGCTGGTCGTCGGCGCGGCGACTGTGCAGGCGCCGGTCATCTGGTTCTCGCTCGAGCCCGACCGACCCACGTTACTGAGGCACATTCGGGCCGGCGGCGCCGCCGCGGTGTGCGCCGGCGACGACCTGCTGCTCGCCACGGGTGACACGCTGTATGTGGTCGGGGCGATCTCGGACCTGCCGATGGCGCAGGGCGGGGCCGCCAGACACAACGTCGCCAACGCGCTCGCGGCGATGGCGGCCGCGCAGGTGCTGGGTGTTCCGGTGGAGGTGATGGGGCGGGTCCTGCGGCGCTTCGGGGGCAACGCCGAGGACAATCCGGGACGAGCCAACGTGATGGAGCTGGGTGGTGTAGTGGTGGTGATCGATTTCGCCCACAATCCGCATGGTGTGGCCGCGCTGGTCCGGATGGCGGCCTCGTTTCCGGCACGCCGCCGCCTGCTGCTGCTGGGTCAGGCGGGCGACCGGAGCGATGCGGACCTGAGCGGGCTGGCCAGGGCAGCCGTGGCGTTCGAGCCCGACCGGATCGTGCTCAAGGAGATGGAGCACTACCGGCGGGGCCGGCAGCCAGGCGAGGTGCCCCGGATTCTGGCGGATGAGCTTCAGCAGCTGGGCTTTCCGGCCGGCGCCATCGCCCAGGCGGGCAGCGAGCTGGACGGCGTGCGCGAGGCTTTGAGCTGGGCGCGTGCCGGAGATCTGCTGCTGCTCACGGTGCATGAAGACCGAGCAGCGGTGGTCGGTCTGCTGGAGCGGCTGCGGGCGGAGGGGTGGCGGGCGGGGGAGGCCGTTCCGGGTTAGGGCAGCCGCACCCGCCGGGTCAGCCGAGCGAGATAGTGACCGTACTCGTCCGGGGGACTGATGATCTCGCACTGCCAGCCTGTCTCATCCGCATGCCTTCCGAGCGTCTCCTGATCGACGTAGAGCTGGGCGAACGGCGGGCCTTTCCGGCCGCCGAACTCGAGCTGGAAGTGGAGCTCGCCGATGTAGCGGCCGTCGGCCCGGCGCAGTGAGCCGGTCCGGCCTGCCTCGGGGTCCATCCGCACGCGGACATCGGTCGAATCGGCGATGAGCTGTCCGTCCGGCCGAACCAGGCGCCGCATCTTTCGGAGGAATCGCGGCAGACCCGCCAGCGTCTCGGCCAGGCCGAAGCCGTTCATCAGCACCAGCACGGTGTCGTAGGGCCGGGCGACGAGATCGGCCCAGGTGGACTGCCGGACGTCCCGGACCCCCCGGTCGCGGAGGATCTGGACCAGCTCGGGCACCGCCTCGATGGCGGTGACCTCGAGGCCCCGGGCCTGGAGCGCCAGGCTGTGACAGCCGGAGCCGGCGCCCACATCCAGCACCCGGCCGCGGCAGCGCTCCAGCGCGAGCCGCTCGTAGGCGGGGAACTCCGCCGGCTCGCGGAAGAAGTAGGCGACCGGGACCTCGTCGCGCTCGTAGTCGTCGTAGACCACGATGGCGGCGTCCCGCTGGCCCTGGTGGAAGGCCCGCATCGCGGCGCCGTGCGGCGCCCAGGCGCTCTGATCCATCGGGGGAATCTAACGGCCGATCCCCCGTGGTATCTTCCGGCTGACAGATCTCATCTTCCGAGGACTCGCAGGGTTGCCAAAGCCGCTGGACCTTCCTTCGCGACAGCGACCCTGGATCTCCCTGGTGGTGAGCGCGGCGGTGCATGCGCTGCTGCTGGCCCTGGCCGTGCGGTTCTCCCGTGCGCCCGTGGCGGAGCCACCGAAGGACCAGGCGGAGGCCCGAGACGAGCCACAGCGCCAGGTGGAGATGGTGTACCTGCAGCCTCCACCACCCACCCCGCCCAAAGCGACACCACCGCCGCCGGCTCCGAAGCCCCCGCCCGCACCTCCCGCGCAGACTCCGCCCCCGCAGCCGCGTCCGCAAGCCGTGGCGCCGCCGCCGAAAGAGGCCCAGACCAGGCCCGAGCCTGACGCGAACGCCCCGCCGGAAGCCAAGCGCACCGAAGGCGAGGAACCGACCGACGCGGAGAAGCCGCCGGGCGGCGCTCCGGACGCGCCCGAGGCGACGATGGAGTCCGAGGCACGACGCATCTTCGGTCGCCAGCACCGGGGTCCCGCACCGGGCGCCGGGCCGCGCGCCAGCCGGCCGATGGAGGCATACCTCCCGGACCATCCCGAGAAGTGTATTCCGCAGCAGCCGCCGGCCGCGGATTCCGCCGGACCGACGCAGTTCGGAGTGGTGACGGGGCGGATCTACCGGCAGGACAACGGCCGCCCTCTGGTGGGCGCGCACCTGCAGATGCTCGGGACTCCCTACGTGACCTTCACCGACCAAGTCGGGGAGTACCGGTTCCGGTTCGACCTGTCGCTGGTGGACAACTGCCGCACCCAGTACGTCAGGGTCACGGCGTCGGGATACGAGTCGCGCCTGCTGGTGCTGGTGGTGGGGCCCAACGTTCGGAGCGAGGACGTGCTGCTGAAAAAGAGGTAGCCTGGCGCTTCAGGACCCGTGGCGGATGAGCGCCAGCACCAGCCCGCTGCCGGCAAGGACCAGCGCCGCGGCGACCCCGTACCAGAGCGTCCGCCAGCGGGCTCCCGCCGTGGCCCGCATCGACTCCAGCGCGGTGGACTGACTGCTGCCGAGCTGCTCGACGGCTCGGCGCTGGCGGCGCTCCATGTCCTCGAGCCGCTCCGCCAGGAGACCGAGCTCCGCCCGGAGCTCCTCCTGTCCCTCCACCATGCGCTCGAGGACGCCGGGCACCGGCGGCGCGCCCGCATCCTCGAACAGCGACTGCTGCATCACCGCCTGGCTGGCGATGACCTCATCCATACCCTGAACGAAGTGGCGCTGGTGGATCCGCTTGCCCGCGTCCGGGCCGGGCTCGGTGGTGGCGAGCTGGGCGGCCTTGAGTACGGCATTCTTGATGTCGCCGCCGCTCCGGGGATAGGACTCCGCCAGGGCGTGGAAATCGACGTCATCGGCCAAGGGGGTCTTTCGGGCGTGCAGTTGCACCCGCCAGATCCGCTCGCGCTCCTCCAGATTGGGCATCTCGAACAGGATGTGGGTGCGGATCCGGCGCTCGAACGCCGGGTCCATGTTGGCGGCCAGGTTGGTGGCGAAGATGACCACGCCGGGAAAGCTCTCCAGCTCGTGCAGGAGCACGTTCACCACGGCGTTGGCCTCGCGCTCGTAGGCGGCCGCGAGACTGGTGAAGCGCCGGCCGGCGATGGCGTCCGCCTCGTCGAAGAAGAGCACTGCGTCCTGCCGGTCGGCGGCACGAAACACCGCCGCGACGTGCTTGGCGGTCTGTCCCACCCAGCGGGACTCGAGCTCCGCGTAGCGCACCACCAGCAGCTTCTTTTCCAGCGTATTGGCCAGCGCCTCCGCGCAAACGGTCTTTCCGGTGCCGGGCGGCCCCGCGAAATGGAAGGCGAGACCCAGGCCAGTGGTGTGCCGCTCGGCGAGTCCCCACTGGCGGAAGATCAGATCGTGCTTTCGGACCAGGGCGAGCGCGTTGTTGAGCGCCCGAAGGGTGGTCGCCGGGAGCACGACGTCGTCGAACGTTCGCCGGGGGACGAGCGCCTCGACCAGGTCACGGGCGGGCGCGCCGAAGAAGAGATCGCGAATTGAATCGGCCATGGCTTAAAGATACGGCTATTCCCGGATCTGCGGCCGCCGGCTTTCGGCCTGAGCGGTGGAGCCGCCGGTGACCCGATCCCAGGCGTCGCGCACCGCGTCCTTGATCTCCTCCCACACCGACGGCGCCTCACCCCGGTGCTCGTAGCGCTCCCAGCCCGCCCGCAGGTCGGGCTCGGCCTCGTCCCACCGGCGGCCCAGGCCGTGGACCCCCGCCTCAAAGCCGTAGCGATACGCGGGACGGAAGCGATCGTAGTAGTCGGGCCCGATGGCATAGGGCCGGCTGCTGAAGTTCTCGAACCAGTAGTTGTCCTCGGTCTCCCAGGAGGCCTGCCAGTTGGCGGATTCAGCGGGGGAGACGCGGTCGAAGGCGTTGGGATCGCTCATGGTGGTACCCTCGTCGAAGGGATGCTTAAGATCGGCACACGGTACATTCCATCACGGACGTTGGTGATCTCATTCCTGGGGAGGCGCCGCCGGGTGATCGTGATGGACCGGGAGAACTATGTCGCGCGCGGCTGGTCGCACGTCCTCTCGACCACCGGCGACGTGCAGGAGCTCGAGACGTTCCGCAAACGGGTCGGAGCTCCGCCCCAGGCGCTGCATCTGGAGAACCGTCGCTGGCCCCACCTCGATCTCAAGCTCGAGCCGCGCGACCGGGCACTCGCCGCATCGGACGTCCGGGTGTTCGAGCGCACCTCCGAGATGCTTCGCTACCTCAAGTCGCTCACGCCTGCACCGAAATAGGGCCCGGGGTCGGCGGCTCGGGCGGGACCAGCAGCCAGGGCGCCCAGTCCGGCACCTGGGTGGGATGAGCCGAGTCCGGGGTTGGAGGCGTCGCGGGCGGCGAGGTCTCTTCTCGCATAGCCGGCGGCGCGGAATCGGGGGCGCTCGGCGGTGTCGCCTGCAGCGTGTCGCTCGGGAGGGTCGGGGCAAGCTCCGGCGTGGGACCGGATCGGCTCCGTGGTGCATAGTTGGCCTGCAGCGTGTCGCTCGGAAGCGTGGGCGCGGCCTGCGCGTCGACCGCGCGGGCTCCGCCCAGGGCGGACCCTAAGACAAGCAGGGACAGCAGAACGATCCGCATACGTCGCTCCCGGTGGGGGTGACAGGCCATGCTCACTCTCCATGTTCGGCATTCGCGGTGCCGGCCGCGCCGATCCAGGTCCGCCGGCGAGTGTGACCCGCGACACAATCAGAACCGCAGGTGGGCTGCATTCTGGGAGCCGCGGATCGGCGCACAGGCGCGCACGGTATCGGGAGGAATCAGGATGACACGCAGACTGTTGGGCCGGGTTCGCGAGGCGGTCCAGCGCTGGCCGGTAGCCCGACAGTTGAGAGGTGCGGACGGCGATGCCGCCGTGAGCGACCGGACGCGCGGACTCCATTCGCGTCTCCAGGGGACCACGGCGGTGACCAGCATCTGCCCCTATTGTGCCGTGGGCTGCAGTACCCTGGTGCACGTGCGGGAGGGCCAGGTGGTGGACATCGAGGGAAACCCGGCCAGCCCCATCAACCACGGCGCGCTCTGTCCCAAGGGCGCGGGCACCTTCCAGTACACCGTCAATCCCAACCGGCTGACCAGGGTGCTCTATCGGCGGCCTTACGGTACCGAGTGGGAGTCGGTGGACCTCGACTGGGCCATGGAGCGGATCGAGCAGCGGTTCCGCGAGAGCCGGGAACGCACCTGGCGCGATCAGGACGAGAAGGGGCAGCCGCTGCGGCACACCGCCGGGGTCGCCTTCCTCGGCGGGGCGGCGCTGGACAACGAGGAGAACTACCTCATCAAGAAGCTGTGCGTCGGCACCGGAGTGGTAGCGGTCGAGAACCAGGCTCGAATATGACACTCCTCCACAGTCCCCGGTCTGGGGACACCGTTGGGGCGCGGCGGCGCCAGCACGTTTCTCCGGGACCTCGAGAATAGCGACTGCCTGCTGATCATGGGCTCGAACTTCGCCGAGTGTCATCCGGTGGGGTTCCGCTTCGTGATGCTGGCGCGGGAGAAGGGCGCCGAGGTGATCCACGTCGATCCGCGCTTCAGCCGGACGTCGGCCTGTGCCACCAAGTACGTCCAGATCCGCGCGGGCAGCGATATCGCCTTCCTCGGCGGGCTGATACGCTACATCCTGGCCAGCGAGCCGTGGAACACCGATCCCTTCTTCAAGCAGTACGTGCGCCACTACACCAACGCGGCGACGCTCATCGAGAGCGAGTTCCAGGACGTCGAGGAGCTGGGCGGGATGTTCTCGGGCTGGCAGAAGGACCACTACTGCCCGGATACCTGGCAGTACAAGGGTCTCCAGCGGGTGATCAATCTCGCCGACCAACAGGAGGAGGTGTGCCGGATGAAGACCACCCAATCGTGGGGTCTCCATGCCGGCCGAACCATCGGCGACCCACCGCCGCAAGACGAGACGCTGGAGCACCCGCGCTGCGTGCTGCAGCTGCTCAAGCGGCACTTCGAGCGGTACACCCCGGAGATGGTGGCCCGCGTCTGCGGCTGCCCGCCGGAGCAGGTGGCGGCCACGGCGGAGGCGCTGCTGCGGAACTCTGGCCGGGAGCGGACCTCGGCGGTGGCGTATGCGTTGGGCTGGACCCAGCATACCAACGGACCCCAGATCATCGCGTGCTCAGCTATCCTCCAGCTCCTGCTGGGCAACATCGGGCGGCCGGGAGGCGGGATTCAGCCGCTCCGGGGGCACGCCACCATCCAGGGGTCGACGGACATCCCCACACTGTACGACCTGCTGCCCGGCTACCTGCACATGCCCACTCACCTTGGCATCGATGCCGACCTGGACAGCTATGTCTGGAACGAGGGCGGAGCCACCGGACTCTGGGCATACGTTCGCGAATACATGGTCTCGCTGCTCAAGGCTTATTTCGGAGACGCGGCGACACCGGAGAACGAATTCGGATACCAGTTCCTGCCCCGGATCGACCGTGACTGCTCCCACCTCCCGATGTTCGTCGACATGCACGGCGGAGGTATCGAGGGGCTCTTCCTCATGGGACAGAACCCGGCGGTCGGCGGCCCCAACGCGAGCTTCCACCGAGCCGCCATGGGCAAGCTCAAGTGGCTGGTGGTGCGCGACCTCTTCCTGATGGAGAGCGCCACCTTCTGGCGCGATTCACCGGAAGCTCGCGCGGGGGAAACGCGGCCAGAGGATATCGGCACGGAGGTGTTCGTGCTGCCGGCGGCGAGCGTGGTGGAAAAGGATGGGAGCTTCACCAACACCCACCGCTTGGTCCAGTGGCACGACAAGGCCGTCGAGGCCCCCGGCGATGCCCGGTCCGATGCGTGGTTCATTCACCACCTGGCACTCCGGCTCAAGCGGTCGTACGCCGGCTCGACCGAGCCGAAGGACCGGCCCGTCCAGGCGCTCACGTGGGACTACCCGACGGAGGGGCCGCACCAGGAGCCGATCATCGAGTATGTCCTGCGGGAGATCAACGGCTACACCTGGGCGCCGACCTGGGAGGGCAGGCGCCAGCTCACGTCCAGGGTCGATCTCAAGAGCGACGGCTCTACCGCCTGCGGCTGCTGGATCTACCTCGGCGTCTGTACCGACAGCAACCGAGCCCGCGCGCGGGAAGCGGACGACTACGTCTCGCCGGGATGGGGGTTCGCCTGGCCGGGCAACGTTCGCCTGCTCTACAACCGGGCGTCGGCCGATCCGGAGGGCCGGCCCTGGTCGGAGCGGAAGAAATACCTCTGGTGGGACCCGGCCAAGAACGAGTGGACTGGGAGCGACATGCCGGACTTCGATCCCAATAAGCCGCCGGGCGACCGGGGCGACCTGCCGGCCGGCGGCCTGGCGGCGCTTCCGGGCGACGCTCCGTTCCTGATGAAGCCGGATGGCCGGGCCTGGCTCTTCTTCCCCAACGGCATGAAGGACGGGCCGCTGCCGACCCACTACGAGCCATGGGAGACGCCGGTCGAGAACGCGCTCTATCCCCGGCAGCGGCAGAACCCGCAGACCAAGCACTGGGACATCCCGGGCAACCGCTACCACAAGGTCGGGGACCCGGCGTTTCCCTACGTGCTCACCACCTACCGGCTGACGGAGCATCACACGGCCGGGACCATGACCCGGTTCAACAGTTGGCTCGCCGAGCTGCAGCCGGAGGCATTCGTGGAGCTGAGCCCCGAGCTCGCGACGGAGCATGGGATCACCCAGGGTGACTGGCTCACGGTGGTCACCGCGCGTGGAGAGGCGGAAGCCCGGGCACTGATC includes:
- the fdh gene encoding formate dehydrogenase translates to MTRRLLGRVREAVQRWPVARQLRGADGDAAVSDRTRGLHSRLQGTTAVTSICPYCAVGCSTLVHVREGQVVDIEGNPASPINHGALCPKGAGTFQYTVNPNRLTRVLYRRPYGTEWESVDLDWAMERIEQRFRESRERTWRDQDEKGQPLRHTAGVAFLGGAALDNEENYLIKKLCVGTGVVAVENQARIUHSSTVPGLGTPLGRGGASTFLRDLENSDCLLIMGSNFAECHPVGFRFVMLAREKGAEVIHVDPRFSRTSACATKYVQIRAGSDIAFLGGLIRYILASEPWNTDPFFKQYVRHYTNAATLIESEFQDVEELGGMFSGWQKDHYCPDTWQYKGLQRVINLADQQEEVCRMKTTQSWGLHAGRTIGDPPPQDETLEHPRCVLQLLKRHFERYTPEMVARVCGCPPEQVAATAEALLRNSGRERTSAVAYALGWTQHTNGPQIIACSAILQLLLGNIGRPGGGIQPLRGHATIQGSTDIPTLYDLLPGYLHMPTHLGIDADLDSYVWNEGGATGLWAYVREYMVSLLKAYFGDAATPENEFGYQFLPRIDRDCSHLPMFVDMHGGGIEGLFLMGQNPAVGGPNASFHRAAMGKLKWLVVRDLFLMESATFWRDSPEARAGETRPEDIGTEVFVLPAASVVEKDGSFTNTHRLVQWHDKAVEAPGDARSDAWFIHHLALRLKRSYAGSTEPKDRPVQALTWDYPTEGPHQEPIIEYVLREINGYTWAPTWEGRRQLTSRVDLKSDGSTACGCWIYLGVCTDSNRARAREADDYVSPGWGFAWPGNVRLLYNRASADPEGRPWSERKKYLWWDPAKNEWTGSDMPDFDPNKPPGDRGDLPAGGLAALPGDAPFLMKPDGRAWLFFPNGMKDGPLPTHYEPWETPVENALYPRQRQNPQTKHWDIPGNRYHKVGDPAFPYVLTTYRLTEHHTAGTMTRFNSWLAELQPEAFVELSPELATEHGITQGDWLTVVTARGEAEARALITRRLRPLEVEGETIHQVGFPWHFGYEGLVQGSSANDLVALVAEPNVSIPEFKALTCNIRRGRARS
- a CDS encoding AAA family ATPase, whose product is MADSIRDLFFGAPARDLVEALVPRRTFDDVVLPATTLRALNNALALVRKHDLIFRQWGLAERHTTGLGLAFHFAGPPGTGKTVCAEALANTLEKKLLVVRYAELESRWVGQTAKHVAAVFRAADRQDAVLFFDEADAIAGRRFTSLAAAYEREANAVVNVLLHELESFPGVVIFATNLAANMDPAFERRIRTHILFEMPNLEERERIWRVQLHARKTPLADDVDFHALAESYPRSGGDIKNAVLKAAQLATTEPGPDAGKRIHQRHFVQGMDEVIASQAVMQQSLFEDAGAPPVPGVLERMVEGQEELRAELGLLAERLEDMERRQRRAVEQLGSSQSTALESMRATAGARWRTLWYGVAAALVLAGSGLVLALIRHGS
- a CDS encoding carboxypeptidase-like regulatory domain-containing protein, which encodes MPKPLDLPSRQRPWISLVVSAAVHALLLALAVRFSRAPVAEPPKDQAEARDEPQRQVEMVYLQPPPPTPPKATPPPPAPKPPPAPPAQTPPPQPRPQAVAPPPKEAQTRPEPDANAPPEAKRTEGEEPTDAEKPPGGAPDAPEATMESEARRIFGRQHRGPAPGAGPRASRPMEAYLPDHPEKCIPQQPPAADSAGPTQFGVVTGRIYRQDNGRPLVGAHLQMLGTPYVTFTDQVGEYRFRFDLSLVDNCRTQYVRVTASGYESRLLVLVVGPNVRSEDVLLKKR